The Oncorhynchus masou masou isolate Uvic2021 chromosome 31, UVic_Omas_1.1, whole genome shotgun sequence genome includes a region encoding these proteins:
- the LOC135525162 gene encoding dickkopf-related protein 1-like has protein sequence MAMMLPFGYSAVFYMLVGYFDSACAGSVLLNSNAIKNIPLVAGLSHPISANPDDFSFDNGTQNMRIDTIQSLSCSMDEECGDHGLCFVSRGACLPCKRRRKRCIRDTMCCPGNQCSNGVCLPSDPDMVQHIRVEDTVPPSNTQEKNSTVELNSKLPTQHLSQTPKGLEGKRCLRSSDCTEGLCCARHFWSKICKPVLKDGQVCTKHQRKGTHGLEIFQRCDCGDGLSCRTQRGEHNGKASRSLHTCQRH, from the exons ATGGCAATGATGCTGCCTTTCGGTTATTCCGCTGTCTTTTACATGCTGGTCGGATACTTTGATTCTGCATGCGCTGGATCCGTGCTTCTCAACTCAAATGCCATCAAGAACATACCTTTAGTGGCGGGTCTGAGTCACCCGATAAGCGCGAACCCAGACGACTTTTCATTTGACAACGGGACCCAAAATATGAGAATTGATACCATACAG TCTTTGAGTTGCTCCATGGACGAGGAGTGCGGTGACCATGGTTTATGCTTTGTGTCCCGAGGCGCATGTCTCCCGTGCAAGAGGCGCAGGAAGCGCTGTATCCGGGACACTATGTGCTGCCCGGGCAACCAGTGCAGCAATG GTGTGTGTTTACCCAGCGATCCTGACATGGTTCAGCACATCCGAGTGGAGGACACAGTGCCACCCAGCAATACACAGGAGAAAAACTCTACAGTGGAACTGAACTCCAAGTTGCCCACGCAACATCTTTCACAAACCCCAAAAG GTCTGGAAGGAAAGCGCTGCCTGAGGTCTTCGGATTGCACAGAGGGACTTTGTTGCGCGCGTCACTTCTGGTCCAAGATCTGCAAGCCAGTGTTGAAAGATGGTCAGGTCTGCACCAAACACCAAAGGAAAGGCACGCACGGTTTGGAGATATTTCAacggtgtgactgtggagatgGCTTGTCCTGCAGAACACAGAGAGGGGAGCACAACGGCAAGGCATCTCGAAGTCTGCACACTTGCCAAAGACATTGA